A window from Clupea harengus chromosome 14, Ch_v2.0.2, whole genome shotgun sequence encodes these proteins:
- the LOC105891538 gene encoding GSK3-beta interaction protein isoform X2, whose translation MEVDCQLEDGCVRLGDVKDMRLEAEAVVSDVMFAVSHMCVSPMQSSGLDVAHINVETREGNRYCLELSEAGLRVVGLGFDQVDETMTTQYHETVYSLLDSLSPGYREAFGNALLQRLERLKQDGH comes from the exons ATGGAAGTGGATTGCCAACTGGAGGATGGCTGTGTGCGGCTGGGGGATGTCAAAGACATGCGTCTGGAGGCGGAGGCCGTGGTCAGCGACGTGATGTTCGCGGTGTCACACATGTGCGTCTCCCCGATGCAGAGCAGCGGCCTGGATGTAGCGCACATCAACGTGGAGACACGAGAGGGCAACCGATACTGCTTGGAGCTCAGTGAAGCTGGActgagg GTGGTGGGTCTGGGCTTTGACCAGGTGGACGAGACCATGACGACCCAGTACCACGAGACCGTGTACTCCCTGCTCGACTCCCTCAGCCCGGGGTACAGAGAAGCCTTCGGGAACGCTCTACTACAGCGGCTGGAGAGGCTCAAACAGGACGGACATTAA
- the LOC105891538 gene encoding GSK3-beta interaction protein isoform X1 — MAFSFGGAQGMEVDCQLEDGCVRLGDVKDMRLEAEAVVSDVMFAVSHMCVSPMQSSGLDVAHINVETREGNRYCLELSEAGLRVVGLGFDQVDETMTTQYHETVYSLLDSLSPGYREAFGNALLQRLERLKQDGH; from the exons ATGGCCTTCTCTTTTGGTGGTGCACAGGGGATGGAAGTGGATTGCCAACTGGAGGATGGCTGTGTGCGGCTGGGGGATGTCAAAGACATGCGTCTGGAGGCGGAGGCCGTGGTCAGCGACGTGATGTTCGCGGTGTCACACATGTGCGTCTCCCCGATGCAGAGCAGCGGCCTGGATGTAGCGCACATCAACGTGGAGACACGAGAGGGCAACCGATACTGCTTGGAGCTCAGTGAAGCTGGActgagg GTGGTGGGTCTGGGCTTTGACCAGGTGGACGAGACCATGACGACCCAGTACCACGAGACCGTGTACTCCCTGCTCGACTCCCTCAGCCCGGGGTACAGAGAAGCCTTCGGGAACGCTCTACTACAGCGGCTGGAGAGGCTCAAACAGGACGGACATTAA